One part of the Ochotona princeps isolate mOchPri1 chromosome 3, mOchPri1.hap1, whole genome shotgun sequence genome encodes these proteins:
- the LOC101524741 gene encoding carbonyl reductase [NADPH] 1 — translation MSGRRVALVTGANKGIGLAIVRDLCRRFSGDVVLTARDESRGQAAVQQLQAEGLSPRFHKLDITDLQSIRALRDFLQKEYGGLDVLINNAGIAFKTWDTTPFHVQAEVTMKTNFYGTRDVCAELLPLMKPQGRVVNVSSMESLRALRTCSPELQQKFRSETITEEELVGLMNKFVEDTKNGVNKKEGWPNTAYGVTKIGVTVLSRIQARKLNEQRKADKILLNACCPGWVRTDMAGPTAPKSPEEGAETPMYLALLPPDAEGPHGQFVMEKNVEPW, via the exons ATGTCGGGCCGCCGCGTGGCGCTGGTCACCGGCGCCAACAAGGGCATCGGCTTAGCTATCGTGCGCGACCTGTGTCGCCGCTTCTCCGGGGACGTGGTGCTCACGGCCCGGGACGAGTCACGGGGCCAGGCGGCCGTGCAGCAGCTACAGGCGGAGGGCCTGAGCCCGCGCTTCCACAAACTGGACATCACCGACCTGCAGAGCATCCGCGCCCTGCGCGACTTCCTCCAGAAGGAGTACGGAGGCCTAGACGTGCTGATCAACAACGCGGGCATTGCTTTCAAGA cATGGGACACCACACCCTTCCATGTTCAAGCAGAGGTGACCATGAAGACAAACTTTTATGGCACTCGAGATGTGTGTGCGGAGCTGCTGCCTCTCATGAAACCCCAAG GCAGAGTAGTGAACGTGTCCAGCATGGAGAGTCTCAGAGCCCTTAGAACCTGCAGCCCAGAGCTGCAGCAGAAGTTCCGCAGCGAGACCATCACGGAGGAGGAGCTGGTGGGGCTCATGAACAAGTTCGtggaagacacaaagaatgggGTGAACAAGAAGGAAGGCTGGCCCAATACTGCATATGGAGTGACCAAGATTGGTGTCACTGTGCTGTCCAGAATCCAGGCCAGGAAATTGAATGAGCAGAGGAAAGCAGACAAGATCCTGCTGAAtgcctgctgcccagggtggGTGAGAACCGACATGGCGGGACCCACTGCCCCCAAAAGCCCAGAAGAAGGAGCAGAGACCCCCATGTACTTGGCTCTCCTGCCTCCGGATGCTGAGGGTCCTCATGGACAGTTtgttatggaaaaaaatgttgagcCGTGGTGA